The Cryptococcus gattii WM276 chromosome B, complete sequence genome has a segment encoding these proteins:
- a CDS encoding Hypothetical Protein (Similar to TIGR gene model, INSD accession AAW40762.1), giving the protein MTSIHLPLSSIIPPSSSNPGPPHTLPVPNYILGPLPSTSPLHLALHYLDLADDATRECASGARHNNDGQNITEDEHDGKGALNTPTRVLLVTGPKAAFQDAIESEDERWFREHGGWMSVIQKLKRIDMRFCSSAKQLQLILTLLSKNQNRQANVDSHTLDGCPGLVILWNVAELFMVSSADTKLRAREVKQDNSNHSPEGSGKQFNANICISDYLNVLAAARETANHFSSINPSGPATQLMVIEPNLTAHSSLPVLPPSAQAESSDDWSRQTTREKRILIVDGARHLMGESNVAVIQQKPQEEDQEIPTEYKLTVITAQGTFAMKRQPCKGGDWTAQQDELHGWQWEWQ; this is encoded by the exons ATGACATCAATACATCTGCCCCTATCCTCCATCATCCCACCTTCCAGTTCCAACCCAGGTCCGCCGCACACTCTTCCCGTCCCCAACTACATTCTTGGTCCTCTCCCTTCCACGTCACCTCTTCACTTGGCCCTACATTATCTTGACCTGGCAGATGATGCTACCAGAGAATGCGCTTCCGGTGCAAGACACAACAACGACGGCCAAAATATCACTGAAGATGAACACGATGGTAAAGGCGCCCTGAACACTCCTACCAGAGTTCTCCTAGTTACAGGACCAAAAGCAGCCTTTCAAGATGCGATTGAAAGTGAAGACGAGAGGTGGTTCCGTGAGCATGGAGGATGGATGAGTGTCATTCAAAAGCTGAAGAGGATTGATATGAG ATTTTGTTCCTCTGCGAAGCAACTTCAATTAATTCTCACCCTACTGTCGAAGAATCAAAACAGACAGGCCAACGTTGATAGCCACACCTTGGATGGCTGTCCCGGTTTAGTGATACTATGGAATGTGGCGGAGCTATTCATGGTGTCATCTGCTGACACTAAACTACGTGCAAGGGAGGTAAAACAAGACAATAGCAACCATTCGCCAGAGGGGAGTGGCAAGCAATTCAACGCCAA CATATGCATCTCTGATTACCTCAATGTCCTTGCTGCTGCCAGAGAGACGGCCAACCATTTCTCTTCTATTAATCCATC GGGACCCGCGACTCAATTGATGGTCATAGAACCTAACTTGACGGCTCACTCCAGTCTCCCAGTGCTTCCACCCAGTGCCCAAGCCGAATCGTCGGATGATTGGTCGAGACAAACGACCAGGGAGAAGAGAATACTCATTGTGGATGGGGCAAGGCACCTGATGGGTGAGAGTAACGTGGCTGTAATACAACAAAAACCGCAAG aagaagatcagGAGATACCCACAGAATATAAGTTGACAGTAATAACTGCACAAGGGACTTTTGCAATGAAAAGGCAACCTTGCAAAGGCGGAGACTGGACGGCGCAACAAGATGAGCTGCACGGTTGGCAATGGGAATGGCAGTGA
- a CDS encoding Ubiquitin carboxyl-terminal hydrolase 2, putative (Similar to TIGR gene model, INSD accession AAW40764.1): protein MPVPAKSPSASIPHQSSSVSEHVDSPVIVDEPETGLPEAPYRPPEAVIDPPEDDPPPYTPGIVAEHIGEDDNMEVDSKFTAKEFNAWQSNLELYDQMEIDQLTSQSSMPQLGPGVLPRRWLAIAHEHELVRPYIEALPPPSKKFHSQTHAQAASGQVSSMSPPPQGPIPVFASNNPFAHESPRIATLEDVIQALPGDGSDPEHWYFCSTCWGWLKIKAGHGMPPGLQRMEEWEAFVIEQKVYPDIESFEKAREQRRDEWARLIGIQNSRLVAPQEHHHFHQFNTLLLSSKLARIDKVEVEEHMNVFPHITVGLDPEESWESFNLPHSPSRLFLSDSSDVWISVDEGLVPGQLPVGLVNAFTAEKMSNPNPGLDGVQSVNEAWNLIATLLINPLFKGQRGWVNLNNAKFQSKIGAGLASSHILYHIGFACQEEPDVHDEGLDRGDALHIGIPKTKHVTAAAPFPDTIREACHILGATKYDTAETLETAYDLQIMFDERNTPRYLGALEKISEAPVVGKSSLELKVAMERSLDKYTDDEVLKAYSLIGYTRQHAEDISIPPQGAPDEYILSMHKSAIQASTSSQQRQDLNKALVLIGRERRSEQLKSMGENGQTLVSVQEAYEALSAPRDAVDDGLIMQYEMAVNEYPGKADHYRMCLSVIADAPGEERPGLKQFLQTGSRGKLHATYSISHVSKVTTQNPMYPLEKIFLQDCKTLVVRQLRLLFLQLYKTELPAVRPDEELAYLAITRPEIDRMVEQTQEPSTELSTAIDSAQITSNVLDSIPSVPNLTTLPSPSSTIFASPPESPRQDLTSTPTPLGQNEITEEMVLDADKENIQSPESSSTQSRDASSTSTILGKRGNQDRERDYSRSPGEARIKCKQAEGSGNNGTREKFESKSALKVELGTGSRMDTAQADQVESPSLVTATEIAHLELTTPAGSPSQICKEEAEVLALTQPEDKYGPPSTPPLLPARPQARKQETLSSGLRFGLQQDAAEVLINVLSQLELALEQPGEDGKEASNLIKNLFSCKYRQQTVYESSPFSSDGQPTYDAQTPVESVFTHPIIGVEEEGKDLYDCLAELYLGGSAIEYEGKKGYMMDLMDEFPPMLYIQMRRSQYDPLTGRDRKTNTHISFPQTLCMSRFLTSAPSEKREESVALTREITRVRTRLHSLINHTPLSIPSTYKHASSALKQLASSGLDISELDGVLSPELCDALDREGDEVIKEIEELQQELPKLKERMDEIWKDVHREEEEEDEHVKSYDYELVSVYMHRGKTSGSGHYWTYQAHLPGHSEEFYNYNDEKVTVVPASEVLQDRTGSDANPALLCYARKGWNLIDSLHREILEHGSPEVEELVLV, encoded by the exons ATGCCTGTTCCCGCCAAGTCTCCCAGTGCCAGCATCCCGCACCAGAGTTCTTCCGTCTCTGAGCATGTTGATTCTCCAGTTATTGTAGACGAGCCGGAAACCGGTCTTCCTGAGGCACCGTATAGGCCTCCAGAGGCCGTCATCGATCCACCAGAAGATGATCCACCCCCTTATACCCCCGGCATCGTTGCTGAGCATATTGGAGAGGACGATAATATGGAAGTAGACTCGAAGTTCACTGCCAAAGAATTCAATGCGTGGCAATCCAACCTCGAACTGTATGACCAGATGGAAATCGATCAGCTAACTAGTCAAAGTTCGATGCCTCAGTTGGGACCAGGTGTACTTCCACGGAGATGGCTAGCAATCGCCCATGAGCACGAACTCGTCAGGCCATATATAGAAGCACTTCCACCCCCATCCAAGAAGTTCCACTCTCAAACCCACGCTCAGGCGGCCAGCGGTCAGGTGTCATCGATGTCACCACCACCACAAGGGCCAATTCCCGTTTTCGCCTCGAACAATCCCTTTGCCCACGAGTCGCCCCGTATTGCAACTCTCGAAGATGTCATCCAAGCACTTCCGGGGGATGGAAGCGATCCGGAACACTGGTATTTCTGTAGCACCTGTTGGGGATGGTTGAAGATTAAGGCGGGGCATGGCATGCCCCCAGGGCTTCAGCGCATGGAAGAATGGGAGGCTTTTGTCATCGAACAGAAAGTTTATCCTGATATCGAGAGTTTTGAGAAGGCACGTGAACAGAGGAGAGACGAGTGGGCAAGGCTCATAGGTATTCAAAACTCGAGGTTGGTCGCTCCCCAGGAGCACCATCACTTTCACCAATTCAATACCTTGCTTCTCTCCAGCAAGTTGGCACGCATCGACAAGGTTGAAGTTGAAGAACACATGAACGTTTTCCCTCACATCACGGTCGGGCTCGATCCCGAAGAATCATGGGAATCATTCAACCTCCCCCATTCACCGTCCAGGTTGTTTCTCAGTGACTCTTCCGATGTTTGGATATCAGTAGATGAGGGATTGGTGCCAGGACAACTTCCCGTGGGCTTGGTGAACGCCTTTACAGCGGAAAAAATGAGCAATCCCAACCCTGGTCTAGATGGTGTGCAAAGCGTAAATGAGGCTTGGAATCTTATTGCCAC GCTTTTGATAAATCCTCTATTCAAGGGCCAAAGAGGTTGGGTAAATCTCAATAATGCCAAATTCCAGTCAAAGATCGGGGCTGGGCTTGCCTCCTCTCATATTCTGTATCATATCGGCTTCGCCTGTCAAGAGGAGCCTGACG TACATGATGAGGGTTTGGATCGAGGTGACGCTCTACATATTGGCATTCCTAAAACGAAACA CGTGACAGCTGCTGCTCCCTTTCCAGACACCATTCGGGAAGCTTGTCATATTCTGGGTGCCACCAAATATGACACTGCTGAAACTCTTGAAACCGCATACGATCTTCAAATCATGTTTGACGAACGCAATACACCTCGGTACCTTGGTGCGCTAGAGAAAATTTCGGAGGCGCCTGTGGTTGGAAAGAGTAGTCTGGAGTTGAAGGTGGCAATGGAAAGGAGTTTGGACAAGTATACAGACG ATGAAGTGCTAAAGGCATATAGTCTAATTGGATACACTCGCCAGCACGCCGAAGATATTTCTATACCTCCTCAAGGTGCGCCTGACGAGTATATTCTCTCCATGCACAAATCAGCCATCCAAGCCTCGACTTCCTCTCAGCAACGTCAGGACTTAAATAAAGCGCTAGTCTTAATAGGCAGAGAGAGGAGAAGCGAGCAGCTGAAGAGTATGGGCGAGAACGGACAGACCCTTGTCAGCGTACAGGAAGCGTATGAGGCTCTAAGTGCCCCACGGGATGCAGTCGATGACGGGTTGATCAT GCAATATGAGATGGCCGTCAACGAATATCCCGGGAAAGCAGACCATTATAGAATGTGTCTCTCCGTCATTGCGGATGCTCCTGGAGAAGAAAGACCAGGGTTGAAGCAATTCTTGCAAACCGGCTCAAGAGGTAAGCTGCATGCCACGTACTCGATCAGTCACGTTTCTAAAGTTACCACCCAGAACCCGATGTACCCGCTAGAAAAGATATTCCTGCAGGATTGCAAAACATTGG TTGTTCGCCAACTTCgacttctttttctccaACTCTATAAGACGGAACTGCCCGCTGTCCGTCCGGACGAAGAATTAGCTTATCTCGCCATTACAAGACCGGAAATAGATAGAATGGTCGAGCAAACACAGGAACCGTCGACGGAACTCTCTACAGCTATAGACTCTGCTCAGATCACATCAAACGTATTGGACAGCATTCCATCTGTACCGAACCTCACAACTCTTCCCTCACCTTCATCGACTATTTTCGCCTCGCCACCTGAATCACCCCGACAGGATTTGACAAGCACTCCCACTCCTTTGGGACAGAACGAAATAACAGAGGAGATGGTGTTGGACGCAGATAAAGAGAACATTCAATCCCCGGAATCGTCAAGTACTCAATCTCGGGACGCCTCTAGCACGTCTACCATTCTCGGGAAAAGGGGTAATCAAGATAGAGAAAGAGACTATTCTCGCTCCCCTGGTGAAGCACGGATAAAATGCAAACAGGCTGAAGGATCAGGCAATAACGGTACTAGGGAGAAATTTGAAAGCAAGAGTGCACTGAAAGTTGAGCTGGGGACCGGCTCCAGAATGGACACGGCGCAAGCTGATCAAGTTGAAAGCCCATCACTCGTTACGGCTACAGAAATAGCCCATCTGGAGCTGACAACACCAGCGGGGTCTCCAAGTCAGATTTGCAAGGAGGAGGCGGAAGTTTTGGCTCTTACGCAGCCAGAGGACAAGTATGGACCGCCTAGCACTCCTCCACTACTCCCAGCAAGGCCACAGGCTCGTAAGCAAGAAACGCTCAGCTCGGGTTTACGATTTG GTTTGCAACAGGATGCTGCTGAGGTACTTATTAATGTACTTTCTCAATTGGAACTGGCGTTGGAGCAGCCCGGAGAAGACGGGAAAGAGGCATCTAATCTCATCAAAAA TCTGTTTTCTTGTAAATATCGCCAGCAGACGGTGTACGAGTCCTCGCCTTTTTCGTCTGATGGCCAACCTACCTATGATGCACAGACGCCAGTGGAATCTGTCTTCACTCATCCGATTATCGGTGTCGAGGAGGAAGGCAAGGACCTGTATGACTGTCTGGCAGAACTGTATCTGGGTGGCTCAGCCATCGAGTatgagggaaagaagggctATATGATGGATCTCATGGACGAGTTCCCGCCCATGCTGTATATCCAGATGCGG AGATCGCAATACGATCCTCTCACAGGCCGAGATCGCAAAACCAACACTCATATAAGCTTTCCTCAGACTCTTTGCATGTCACGCTTCCTGACCTCTGCACCCTCCGAGAAACGCGAAGAATCCGTCGCCCTCACACGAGAAATAACTCGGGTACGAACACGTCTTCATTCACTCATTAATCATACTCCGTTATCTATCCCATCGACGTACAAGCATGCCTCTTCTGCCTTGAAGCAGCTCGCTTCGTCAGGCCTGGATATATCGGAACTTGATGGCGTTCTATCACCAGAACTTTGTGATGCACTTGACCGTGAAGGTGATGAGGTTATCAAGGAAATCGAGGAATTACAGCAAGAGCTACCCAAATTGAAGGAGAGAATGGATGAGATCTGGAAGGATGTGCACcgggaggaagaagaagaagacgaacATGTCAAGTCCTATGACTATGAATTAGTGAGCGTATACATGCATCGAGGGAAGACGAGTGGCTCGGGGCATTATTGGACCTATCAAGCGCATTTACCAGGGCATA GCGAAGAATTTTACAATTACAATGACGAAAAAGTCACTGTCGTGCCAGCCAGCGAAGTTTTACAAGACCGAACAGGCAGTGATGCTAATCCAGCGCTACTTTGCTATGCCCGCAAGGGCTGGAATTTGATTGATTCTTTGCATAGAGAGATATTGGAGCACGGCAGCCCGGAAGTAGAAGAGCTGGTGCTAGTTTGA
- a CDS encoding Ferric reductase transmembrane component, putative (Similar to TIGR gene model, INSD accession AAW40765.1) yields the protein MSSPTESPLKRFIPIPSEYQIYDSYTEDPKWQKKFTVIWTSVLAFSLLLSVPYIVHHFRIGRLYAGLAIRESLHPSQDVSNAARASAKRDHSQSKWRSTFIGRALTGVGAMVQSLTLWTLPVPDLSLLKGEVGDCCRKAYFTLSISQIVLVMGYAAAVIACFVVGANLTQNSNRPGFLALSQLPLIVLLSLKSPLPLPIFVPSLSYEHYNFLHRWTGRTLFLSATVHGAMWIHQFLVTDQHDQISASKSRRGILAYALMGMVVITSLKPIRRKCYQLFWIAHIMFFVGFFAAVSYHTPYSQPWIWACVSIYAYDLVVRMLRYRIKDATLVPVDKTLTMIYIPDCDAGWLPTQHVLLRVLSGSGIFESHPFTITNAPSTPFSASPRGIILYAKVDGDWTKKLHDLARDIKSLEVGDDLEEKESFLAANNKARLSGGGEGMEGMDHPGKRVQVMIDGPYGGLKMDLGQYESVLLVGGGSGITFILGSIEEALRVREKGKGPAKVDVAWIVKDLCTIEALTPSLLHLYTLAQRLHLTLTYNLYLTNPPHPLPSAPSLLPVSTTLSPYRPEVAQLVRESLPLPPTKTGGASSLEQGGQLLTDDSVGHQLPHHGEGRGHAGGLAVVACGPEGIVMEAKNAVAGLGIAERVRCGGVGFHGECYSL from the exons ATGTCCTCGCCCACCGAGTCCCCCCTCAAGCGGTTCATTCCCATCCCCTCCGAGTACCAG ATATACGA CTCATACACAGAGGACCCCAAGTGGCAGAAAAAGTTCACCGTCATCTGGACATCCGTCCTCGCCTTCTCGCTGCTCCTCTCAGTCCCATACATCGTCCACCACTTCCGCATAGGCCGTCTCTATGCCGGCTTGGCCATACGTGAATCATTGCATCCATCCCAGGACGTCTCGAATGCCGCTCGCGCCAGTGCAAAGAGAGATCATTCTCAAAGTAAATGGCGGTCCACGTTTATCGGCAGAGCACTCACCGGCGTCGGCGCCATGGTTCAGAGCCTCACTCTTTGGACTCTGCCAGTGCCCGATCTATCGTTGCTCAAGGGGGAAGTGGGCGATTGCTGCCGAAAAGCCTACTTTACACTTTCCATCTCTCAGATCGTTTTGGTGATGGGATACGCCGCCGCTGTGATCGCCTGCTTTGTCGTCGGAGCAAACTTGACTCAAAACTCTAATCGACCAG GCTTCCTCGCTCTTTCCCAACTGCCACTCATCGTTCTTCTTTCTCTGAAATCCCCACTCCCCCTTCCGATATTTGTCCCGTCCCTGTCTTACGAACACTACAACTTTCTGCACCGATGGACTGGACGAACATTATTCCTCTCGGCCACCGTTCATGGCGCCATGTGGATCCATCAATTCCTTGTCACCGACCAGCACGATCAAATTTCTGCCTCCAAGTCTAGGAGAGGTATTTTGGCATACGCCTTGATGGGCATGGTAGTCATCACTAGTCTGAAACCTATCAGGAGGAAATGTTATCAGCTATTCTGGATAGCTCA CATCATGTtttttgttggtttcttCGCTGCCGTCTCATATCATACTCCTTACAGCCAACCTTGGATATGGGCTTGTGTGTCCATTTACGCGTACGA CCTCGTCGTCCGTATGCTGCGTTACCGCATCAAGGACGCCACGCTGGTGCCCGTTGACAAGACACTCACTATG ATCTACATCCCGGACTGTGACGCAGGCTGGCTCCCCACTCAACACGTACTCCTCCGCGTCCTCTCTGGATCCGGCATCTTTGAGTCTCACCCCTTCACTATCACCAACGCGCCTTCTACCCCATTTTCAGCTTCCCCCCGTGGCATCATTCTTTACGCCAAAGTTGACGGCGATTGGACCAAGAAATTACATGATTTGGCAAGGGACATCAAGTCGCTGGAAGTGGGTGATGATCTcgaggaaaaagaaagctTCTTGGCGGCCAACAACAAGGCTCGGTTGAGTGGAGGCGGCGAAGGCATGGAAGGCATGGATCATCCGGGAAAGAGGGTGCAGGTGATGATCGATGGACCGTATGGAGGACTCAAGATGGATTTGGGACAATACGAGAGTGTTTTGCTAGTGGGAGGTGGAAGTGGTATCACTTTCATCTTGGGTAGTATAGAGGAAGCACTTCGAGTCAGggaaaaagggaaaggaCCGGCCAAAGTGGATGTGGCCTGGATAGTCAAAGATCTTT GTACAATTGAAGCTCTCActccatcccttcttcacctttACACTCTTGCTCAACGTTTACACCTCACATTGACCTATAATCTCTACCTTACCAACCCCCCACATCCTTTACCTTCCGCCCCTTCCCTCTTACCAGTTTCAACGACCCTTTCACCTTACCGTCCCGAAGTCGCTCAGCTCGTACGGGAATCCTTGCCATTACCGCCTACCAAAACGGGAGGAGCGTCGTCATTAGAACAGGGTGGGCAACTGTTAACAGACGACAGTGTTGGTCATCAGCTGCCGCATCACGGGGAGGGTAGAGGTCACGCCGGAGGTTTGGCTGTGGTGGCTTGTGGGCCCGAGGGTATCGTGATGGAGGCGAAGAATGCAGTGGCAGGTCTGGGGATCGCTGAAAGGGTCAGATGTGGAGGTGTCGGCTTTCATGGAGAGTGCTACTCATTGTAA
- a CDS encoding L-cystine transporter, putative (Similar to TIGR gene model, INSD accession AAW40767.1): MQPHPLTAFLVNLTGIVYFAAWSYSFYPQLILNFKRKTTHGLSPDFVWVNPLGFLALTFWNWGAYYSPVAWKQYQDRHNGHLPQVSASDLAFSLHALIISTITLAQVFWYGYFRQLLRRQNSSAQSCDGTLRDETLPLISDSVGNSAARDESGSSTWRKLATSHSPIRPSPVAQLFLGGLVISSFVYATFVWAGKAQFLDWLYFVGNIKVVISAVKYIPQVVLNHRMRAVNGFAIGVIFCDMIGSIFSFSQLVISSVFIDHDPSGIIANPAKLGLAGLSFTFDIIFIVQKYWLYRTKMEDDERE; encoded by the exons ATGCAGCCACATCCGCTCACCGCATTCCTCGTAAACCTCACGGGCATCGTATACTTCGCTGCCTGGTCATACTCCTTCTATCCCCAGCTCATCCTCAACTTCAAACGAAAAAC CACACATGGCCTCTCCCCAGACTTTGTATGGGTAAATCCTTTGGGATTCCTCGCGCTCACTTTCTGGAACTGGGGCGCGTATTACTCTCCTGTTGCGTGGAAACAGTACCAGGATAGGCACAATGGCCATCTGCCCCAAGTATCCGCTTCTGATCTCGCCTTTTCTTTGCACGCTCTCATCATTTCCACCATCACTCTTGCTCAAGTTTTTTGGTACGGTTATTTCCGACAGCTGCTTCGTAGACAAAATTCCTCAGCTCAGAGCTGCGATGGGACCTTGCGCGATGAGACTTTGCCCCTCATCTCTGATAGCGTCGGCAATTCTGCCGCTCGTGACGAGAGTGGCTCGAGCACCTGGCGCAAGCTGGCGACTTCACATTCTCCCATCCGTCCATCTCCCGTCGCCCAACTTTTCCTAGGAGGCCTTGTTATTTCCTCGTTTGTCTATGCGACCTTTGTCTGGGCTGGCAAGGCCCAGTTTCTCGATTGGCTTTATTTTGTCGGGAATATCAAGGTCGTCATCTCAGCAGTCAAGTATATACCGCAAGTCGTGCTCAATCATCGGATGAGAGCTGTGAATGGGTTTGCGATAGGGGTTATCTTCTGT GATATGATCGGCTCGATCTTTAGTTTCTCCCAACTGGTCATTTCCTCCGTGTTCATCGATCACGACCCTTCGGGCATTATTGCCAACCCCGCCAAACTTGGCTTGGCTGGCTTATCCTTTACTTTCGACATTATATTCATTGTGCAAAAGTACTGGCTGTACAGGACCAAAATGGAGGACGACGAGAGGGAGTGA